The Bacillus sp. es.036 genomic sequence AAAGGATAGAATGTAACTCTCATAGTCTGCGAGGAGGAGTTCGTCAGCATATGAAACCATTCCGAACGTTGGTCTTCCAGATGCAAGCACAACTTTTTTTCCATCTTGCTGCGCTTGCATTAGAGCTTCTTTATTTCGATTAGAAATCGTTTGATCAGCACTGAGCAATGTATCGTCTAAATCTAATACAATCATTTTATAAGACATATGTGATTTTCATCTCCTTACTAGTTTCCCTTACCATTTTACTAGAATTCAGTTAAAAAGGGGGGAGGGTTCCTAAAATGGAAAAAAGTAATGATTATGTAGAGTAGAGAAGATGTCTTTATAAAGACTTGTTTTTTATAGTAAACCCTTTTCAAAGCAAATCAATTGACCATTTTCTATGAGAGGAGTATCTTTGGATTCAACATTCGATTTCGAAAGTTAGACGCTATATTTTGAAACGTTTAAACGAATCAAAGGAGAATATACAATGGAAAACTATCAAGAACTTACATTAAAGCAACAATCCTACTTCAGAAGCGGGAAAACAAAAGATGTATCATTTCGAATAGATGCGTTAACAAAATTAAAAGAGCTCATGTCATCTCATGAACAAGACATTATTGCTGCTCTAAAAGCAGATTTAAATAAACCTGAAACAGAAACAAAGCGCGCGGAGATTGGTCTTGTTTTAGGGGAAATTAATTTCATGATTGAGAATTTATCTGCGTGGTCAACACCAAATAAAGTGGAAACACCATCCACTCATGCAGGAGCAACAAGCTTCATTGTTCCTGAACCATACGGCTCAGCACTCGTCATTGCACCATGGAACTATCCGGTACAACTTGCCGTTGCACCGCTAGCTGGAGCGATTGCCGCTGGAAACTGTGCTGTCTTAAAACCATCAGAGTTAACACCACATACTTCTAATCTTTTAGCTAAGATGATTAATGAGAATTTCCCTGAAGAATACTTGCGCGTTGTTGAAGGGGAAGTAGAAACAAGCACGGCTCTTCTCAAAGAGAAATTTGATTATATCTTCTTTACTGGTAGTACCGGCGTGGGAAAAATTGTGGCAGGAGCGGCTGCTAAGAATTTAACACCAGTGACACTTGAGTTAGGTGGAAAAAGTCCTGCTATCGTGCATGAAGATGCTGACCTTGAGGAAGCAGCAGCGCGAATTGCCCGCGGTAAATTTGCGAATGCGGGTCAAACGTGTGTAGCACCTGACTATCTTCTTGTCCATCGAAAGGTAAAAGATCAGTTGGTTAGCAAAATGAAAGAAGTGATCACCAACACTTACGGAGAGAACGTTTCAGAAAACCTTGAATTCCCCCACGTAGTAAGTGAACGTCATTTTGATCGTTTGAATGAATTCTTGAGTAATGGAGAAGTAGTCGCTGGAGGTAACGCTGACAAATCACGCTTATTCATCGAACCAACAATATTAGATCATATTTCATGGGATGATCCTGTGATGCAAGATGAGATCTTTGGACCTATTCTACCTGTTCTTGTTTATGACGAAATTGCAGAAGCGATTGATGCTGTCGTTGAACGTCCAAAGCCACTAGCACTCTATCTTTTCTCTGATAATGAACAGGTACAAGATGACGTATTAAATACCATTTCATTTGGTGGCGGAGCAATCAATGATACGATCAATCACATGACTTCTCACCACCTTCCATTTGGCGGTGTAGGGAATAGCGGTATGGGAGCTTACCATGGGAAAGCTAGTTTTGATACGTTCTCACACTTCAAGAGCATTTTGAAACGCTCAAATAAGTAAATAGCCTATTTTCATGCTTTATGATGCTTCATAAAGGGTATATGACGAAAGTAGACAACATTGAATCTGAAGTTTTGTTTAATAGGAGAATATACGTAGAAAGGGTGTTGAAAATGAAAGTACTTATAGTTGGAGCAAATGGTCAGATTGGGAAGCATTTAACTTCCTTTATTAAAGAGCATAACGATCTAGAAGCGAAAGTAATGATTCGTAAGGAAGAGCAGGCTTCTTACTTTAAGGATTTAGGCGCAGAAACTGCTGTGGTTGATTTAGAGGAAGATATTAACGCGATCGCGAAAGCTGCTGAAGGCGTGGATGCGATTGTCTTTACAGCAGGTTCCGGTCCAAATACCGGTGCTGATAAAACAATGCTGGTTGATTTAGATGGTGCTGTAAAAACAATTGAAGCAGCGAAAGTAGCTGGCGTAAAACGGTTTGTAATGATTAGTTCTTATGACACAACGCGTGAAGCGATTCAGTCTGCTCCATCTTCATTTTCACCTTATGTAGCAGCGAAGCACTATGCAGATGAATGGTTGCGAGCAACGGATTTAGATTATACGATCATCCATCCAGGTGCCTTAACGAATGATCAGGGAATCGGTAAGGTCAACGCTGCTACTAGAGTAGAAAGAAATGAAATACCTCGAGAAGATGTTGCGAGTGTGATCATAGCGACGCTCGAAAATGATGCAACGATTGGCAAGGAATTTCAAGTCGTGACAGGAACGGAGCCAATTAAAGAAAGCATCCATTCACTTTAACTGAAACTCGATTTTTTAAAAAAGAAATTGCATCAAACAAAGCCCCTTGTTCACAGGCAAGGGGGTTTGTTTTGATCTTTTTATTAAAGGAAGATATTAAAAAACCACCTGGGAATCTCCCCGATGGTTTTGATGAAGTATTAGCAGTCTTTTCCATTAACGAAAGCAGCGCCAACGATGATAAGAAGAATGAACAATACAACGATTAGCGCAAAGCCATTCCCGTAACGAGCGCCACCAACTTGGTTTCCGCAACCGCCGTATCCAGCGCCACCAACCTGGTTTCCACATCCGTAACCATAACTCATGAAATCATCTCCTTTCATAGTTTCTTCTTTAGTGTATGAAGGAGAAGAGGATGGTGCTTAGGTGTTGGACTAGTTAAAAAAAAGTTAGGTGCACTGGTGGCATCATCTAGAACTTAAAGAAAAATTCTACTTAAGAAAAATGGGTTTTGTTCGCTCTATTTAAATGAAGCGTATCCTTCATCAGCCATGACGACACTGCCGTTTATCGCACTAGCTTCTTCTAATGAAAGAAGGTAAACTGCGTCGGCTAGCTGCTCGGGATCTGTGAGTTTATTGCCGATAACTTTTGCTTTCATACCGTCGATTAAGCCTTTATCACGATATCCTTGAACGATTGGCGTATCGACAACGCCAGGTGCGACACCAACAACGCGGATGCCGTATGGTGCTAAATCAAGCGCAGCTGATTTCGTCATCATATTGACCGCCCCTTTTGTTGCATGGTAAGCGAAAGTGGCTGGCGAAGCGAGGACACCAAAAACAGATGTTGTATTGATGATGACGCCTTTCACATTTAAAGCCTTCATCTTTTTAGCGGCAGCCATAATTCCATACGCGACGCCGTGCTGGTTAATGTCGATTACTTTATGATAATCTTCTAAATCAAATTCCGGAAGAGGGGTAGGACGTCCAATTCCGGCGTTATTAAACATCACGTCGATCGTCCCGAATTGTTCAACAGTTTTTTCGATAAGCGCTTCCACATCTTCATAACGCGAAACGTCTGTCTTCACAAAGAGTGCAGCTCCACCTTCTGCTTCAATTAATTCAACTGTTTCAGTACCTTTCTTTTCATCAAAATCAGCAACAACGACTTGATCACCTTTCCTTGCGAACTTTAAACATGTTTGTCTCCCAATTCCACTCGCTCCACCTGTAATTACTACTACTCTATTTGCAGTCATATCTAAGGGCCCCTTTTTAAAAGTATTTCACGGCTTTAGTTTATCATCGTTCATGTTTAATAAATATTTAAATATCGTTATACTTAATTAAGCATTGCTTAAGGAAGTGTGTAGAATGAATATCGAACAAATGGCGTATATCGTTACAGTGGCAAACACGGGATCACTATCGAAGGCTGCGGAAGAACTACACATCAGCTTATCGGCTATCAGCCAATCAATAAGTAAGTTAGAGAACGAAATAGGTTTGAAAATATTTGTGCGTAATCGAGCAGGCGCGGCTCTAACTTCCCAAGGCGAGCAAATTGTATCGAAGGCGAGAGAAGTCATAACAAAGATGGAAGAAGTAAGAGAAGAAGTAAACCGTCAACTAGATATGTTGAGTGGTGAATTAAAGATCGCTACGATTCCAGGACCGATTCATTTGTTAGTTGACGTTGTTTCACGTTTTAAAAGAGCGTATCCCAATGTGAAACTAGAGATCTATGAGAATGGACCGGTAAAAATAATTGAAGAACTGTATCAAAAGCAGTTGGATTTAGGGCTTATTTTAATATCGGAGCGGCTTATTCAAAAACATAACATGCTTTCTTTTGAAAAAGTAAGGGATGGAAAAATGGTCGTAGGGGTAAGAAAGGAATCACCTCTAGCTAGCAAAAAGACGATTAAACCAGAGGATCTTATTCATGAGACGCTCGTTCTTTACGATGATGCTTATATCGAACAATTTGTGGCAGAAACGTTATCGCAATTTGGTTCGCCTGATATTTTGTTTACTACAAACAATACAGATGCAATAAAAAATGCTGTTAAGAGAGGGATTGCAGTAACCCTTGGAATTGACTATTCGTTTGGGAACAGGCATATAAGAGAGCGTGACATTGTTATGGTAGAGATTGAGGAAGGGGAGCAAGAAAATGTGTTCCTTGCTCTTGTGCGTCATCGTGAAGGACAAGCGAATCGTGTTAGACGAGAGTTCGAAGCGAGTATAAAAAAGTATTTTTAAAAAGGCTGGTTCATTATTTGAACCAGCCTTTTTCTTTAAAACGTGAAATCGCTTCGATTCGGTTTGTGACTTCTAATTTATCGAGAATGACGGAAATATAATTACGAACGGTACCTGGAGTAATATAAAGTTCACTTGAGATATCTTTCGTGTTTTTACCATCAGCCATCAGCTGGATTACCTGCTTTTCGCGTTCCGTTAGTGGGTTTTCATTCCCAAAAGCGAGATCGACTAGCTCTGGAGCAAAAATTCGCTGACCTTCTATGATTTTACGAATCGAGCTAGCTAATTCATCACTTGGACTATCTTTTAATAAATACCCACTAACCCCAGCTTTACGTGCTCTTTCAAAATAACCGGCGCGTGCAAAAGTGGTAAGAATAATGATTTTGCACGATACACTACTTAATTCTTCCGCAGCATCGAGTCCGCTTTTCAGTGGCATTTCAATGTCCATAATACATATATCGGGCTTTAATTCTTTCACTAAAGAGATCGCTTCTTCACCATTTGTTGCCTGGCCGACGACTTCCATTCCTTCTTCTAGATCGAGTAGAGAGCCAAGCGCTCCAAGGAGCATACGTTGGTCTTCTGCAAGTACGATGCGTATCACACCGATCCCTCCTGTTCATTTTGTTGAATCACATTTGGTACTCGAATGTTTAAGGTTGTTCCTTGTGAAGAGTGAAATTCAAGAGTTCCGTTTACGAACTCTAATCGTTCTCTCATCCCCTGAAGTCCGTGCCCTTGAAATGACGTCGTTCCTTCGGGGATGCCAATACCATTATCCTCAACTTGGATCAGGACTTCGGTTTGGGATTGCTTCACGAGAACCCTGCACCATGAAGCTTGGCTATGTTTAACGATATTTGTTACGGCTTCTTTCAGACACATACTTAAAACATTTTCGGCAAGCAATGGCGTGTTTTCGAGCTGTGGATTCCCTTCAAGACGAAACTCCATTTCCGCCGCTTGTAGGATTTGTTGCACGCGAATCAATTCATCCTCTAACCTGGCTCCGCGCATATTTGAAACCATTTCGCGAACTTCTTTCAATGCGGTTCTTGCAGTCTGTCTTATGTCATGAATTTCATTAATAGCTGCATCAGGTTTTACTGGGATTAATTTTCGAGCTAAATCGCTTTTTAAACCGATCATCGAAAGCTTTTGACCAAGTGTATCATGTAAATCACGTGCGATTCGTTCTCTTTCTTCAATCACCATTAATTGTGAAATCTTCTCATTGGCGCTTTGTAATTGTTGTTCGAGGTGGTGCTGCTTATTACGGTACCGAATTGTGAATGGAAGGAGAGCAACGCCTAGCACACAGATGAAGATAAACGGAAGCTGTGGAAGCAAGGTATCATCATGTGTAAAGAAAATAATGACTGTTGCTGCAATCGTTGTTGTTAAATGAACAATATAGAGTGAGAGAAAACCAGCTTTATTCTCAATGCTACCAATGAAAAACGCTAAAAATAGAGCGAAGTACACGTACCCAAATAAAATTGTCATTACGATGCTAATCGCCATTTCAATACTGACCCATAAATAAACCAATTTACTATTAGAGATGAAAGAGAGACGGTAGGATAAGAAAAATAAAAGTATGACAAAAATACCGATTGTAATTTCAATAACCGATGATGATCTGAAAATAAAAAAGAAGGGAAGCAAACAAAAAATAATCCAAACATAAGAACTGATCCCGGTGTTCTTAGGAATGATGTGATACCAGCTTTGCATGGGGATCTCCTTTCGAAACGCTATGGTTACAGGATATACCATCTGTATGCGTATGTCACTTATCTACCATTAGTATAATCCCTTTAAAGATATTGAAAAACCCATCCAAGATGAATGGGTTTTTCAGTAATGTTATTTTTCCTGGAAGCTTGGTCTTTTAGCATTCATCATTGCAAGTTTGCCAGGGTTTTTAAGAAGTGGTTTAACTTCTTTAAAGGTAACAAATGTTTTGTTTTTTGTATCATAGAGACGGAATCGAATTGATTCAAGACTTGATAACAACGTAATTGTCGTCGCCTTATGCAATGGTGGCGTAGATTCATGCGCTTTCTCAAGATGATAGTTAGGTACTCTTGGGCTTAAGTGATGTACATGGTGATACCCGATGCTTCCGGATACCCATTGAAGGATTTTTGGAAGCTTGTAATAAGAACTACCATCAACCGCAGCTTTTACAAAATCCCATTCTGTTTCATCTTCATAATAAGAGTCCTCAAATTGGTGCTGTACGTAGAACAACCAAATTCCAAGTGAGCCTGCTACGTAAAGGATTGGTAGCTGAATAATTAAAAACGCTTCCCATCCAATCGCGAGAATCAAAAGAGAATAAATCGCTACAATGGATGCATTTGTAATATATGTGCTCATACGTTCTTTACGTTTCGCATCTTTACGATTGAAACGATTAGCGATAAGGAACAAGTAAATTGGACCAAGACCAAACATCACAATCGGGTTACGGTAGAGACGATAAGCAAGTCTACCCCAAAATGAAGCTTGGGCATACTCTTCAACCGTCATCACCCAGATGTCACCTGTTCCGCGCTTATCTAAGTTACCGCTCGTTGCATGGTGGATGTTATGCTCACGTTTCCATTTTTCAAAAGGAAAGAGTGTGATGATGCCAGAGATTGTCCCAACAATCCGGTTTGCTTTTTGACTTTTGAAGAAGGAACCGTGCGTACAGTCGTGAAAAATGATAAAGATTCGAACAACAAATCCTCCTGCAATCATCGCAAGTGGAACGGCTAGCCAGGTAGAAACGCTTAAGCTCTGGTAAGCGAGAAACCATAGCAATAAGAATGGAAGAAGGGTGTTCAAGAGCTGTCGTACCCCTACGACCGTGTCGGGCTTTGCGAAAGTTGATACACTTTTTTTCAATTCTTTTTGTTTTTGTTTTTGTTCATTCATATGGTTACCCCTTTTTTAGGCATAGTTGAAATAACGTTAAGCCTAATGATAGAGGATAGAGTGTCATGGTGGAAGACACAAACGTCAGGACATAACCATGATAAATGTCATGGGTTTGTTGGGGATATTAGGAAAAACCGT encodes the following:
- a CDS encoding aldehyde dehydrogenase — its product is MENYQELTLKQQSYFRSGKTKDVSFRIDALTKLKELMSSHEQDIIAALKADLNKPETETKRAEIGLVLGEINFMIENLSAWSTPNKVETPSTHAGATSFIVPEPYGSALVIAPWNYPVQLAVAPLAGAIAAGNCAVLKPSELTPHTSNLLAKMINENFPEEYLRVVEGEVETSTALLKEKFDYIFFTGSTGVGKIVAGAAAKNLTPVTLELGGKSPAIVHEDADLEEAAARIARGKFANAGQTCVAPDYLLVHRKVKDQLVSKMKEVITNTYGENVSENLEFPHVVSERHFDRLNEFLSNGEVVAGGNADKSRLFIEPTILDHISWDDPVMQDEIFGPILPVLVYDEIAEAIDAVVERPKPLALYLFSDNEQVQDDVLNTISFGGGAINDTINHMTSHHLPFGGVGNSGMGAYHGKASFDTFSHFKSILKRSNK
- a CDS encoding SDR family oxidoreductase; the protein is MKVLIVGANGQIGKHLTSFIKEHNDLEAKVMIRKEEQASYFKDLGAETAVVDLEEDINAIAKAAEGVDAIVFTAGSGPNTGADKTMLVDLDGAVKTIEAAKVAGVKRFVMISSYDTTREAIQSAPSSFSPYVAAKHYADEWLRATDLDYTIIHPGALTNDQGIGKVNAATRVERNEIPREDVASVIIATLENDATIGKEFQVVTGTEPIKESIHSL
- a CDS encoding YjcZ family sporulation protein, whose product is MSYGYGCGNQVGGAGYGGCGNQVGGARYGNGFALIVVLFILLIIVGAAFVNGKDC
- a CDS encoding SDR family NAD(P)-dependent oxidoreductase, which gives rise to MTANRVVVITGGASGIGRQTCLKFARKGDQVVVADFDEKKGTETVELIEAEGGAALFVKTDVSRYEDVEALIEKTVEQFGTIDVMFNNAGIGRPTPLPEFDLEDYHKVIDINQHGVAYGIMAAAKKMKALNVKGVIINTTSVFGVLASPATFAYHATKGAVNMMTKSAALDLAPYGIRVVGVAPGVVDTPIVQGYRDKGLIDGMKAKVIGNKLTDPEQLADAVYLLSLEEASAINGSVVMADEGYASFK
- a CDS encoding LysR family transcriptional regulator: MNIEQMAYIVTVANTGSLSKAAEELHISLSAISQSISKLENEIGLKIFVRNRAGAALTSQGEQIVSKAREVITKMEEVREEVNRQLDMLSGELKIATIPGPIHLLVDVVSRFKRAYPNVKLEIYENGPVKIIEELYQKQLDLGLILISERLIQKHNMLSFEKVRDGKMVVGVRKESPLASKKTIKPEDLIHETLVLYDDAYIEQFVAETLSQFGSPDILFTTNNTDAIKNAVKRGIAVTLGIDYSFGNRHIRERDIVMVEIEEGEQENVFLALVRHREGQANRVRREFEASIKKYF
- a CDS encoding response regulator transcription factor gives rise to the protein MIRIVLAEDQRMLLGALGSLLDLEEGMEVVGQATNGEEAISLVKELKPDICIMDIEMPLKSGLDAAEELSSVSCKIIILTTFARAGYFERARKAGVSGYLLKDSPSDELASSIRKIIEGQRIFAPELVDLAFGNENPLTEREKQVIQLMADGKNTKDISSELYITPGTVRNYISVILDKLEVTNRIEAISRFKEKGWFK
- a CDS encoding sensor histidine kinase codes for the protein MQSWYHIIPKNTGISSYVWIIFCLLPFFFIFRSSSVIEITIGIFVILLFFLSYRLSFISNSKLVYLWVSIEMAISIVMTILFGYVYFALFLAFFIGSIENKAGFLSLYIVHLTTTIAATVIIFFTHDDTLLPQLPFIFICVLGVALLPFTIRYRNKQHHLEQQLQSANEKISQLMVIEERERIARDLHDTLGQKLSMIGLKSDLARKLIPVKPDAAINEIHDIRQTARTALKEVREMVSNMRGARLEDELIRVQQILQAAEMEFRLEGNPQLENTPLLAENVLSMCLKEAVTNIVKHSQASWCRVLVKQSQTEVLIQVEDNGIGIPEGTTSFQGHGLQGMRERLEFVNGTLEFHSSQGTTLNIRVPNVIQQNEQEGSV
- a CDS encoding fatty acid desaturase: MNEQKQKQKELKKSVSTFAKPDTVVGVRQLLNTLLPFLLLWFLAYQSLSVSTWLAVPLAMIAGGFVVRIFIIFHDCTHGSFFKSQKANRIVGTISGIITLFPFEKWKREHNIHHATSGNLDKRGTGDIWVMTVEEYAQASFWGRLAYRLYRNPIVMFGLGPIYLFLIANRFNRKDAKRKERMSTYITNASIVAIYSLLILAIGWEAFLIIQLPILYVAGSLGIWLFYVQHQFEDSYYEDETEWDFVKAAVDGSSYYKLPKILQWVSGSIGYHHVHHLSPRVPNYHLEKAHESTPPLHKATTITLLSSLESIRFRLYDTKNKTFVTFKEVKPLLKNPGKLAMMNAKRPSFQEK